A single genomic interval of Rhodanobacteraceae bacterium harbors:
- a CDS encoding endonuclease domain-containing protein, translating to MSPNSTRPHAQVFRLAEAAYADGEVSLAYAFDDGPPMVERIQFPGAPARVPAGREQAFAQALMLLHGIAGVSYYKALVPERIEFAGTLPDPALADLLNETYLHGLGEFAHQNGLDLREQICFPRGAAAASTAAQLGLPRRALVPIGGGKDSLVSIETLKQAGEAFAVVWIGRSDLIRACAQATGQPLLNIQRTIAPELFELNRQGAWNGHIPVTAINSAILVLAALLYGYDEIVFSNEASASVGNFSENELDINHQWSKSLRFESLFADYLRSHVASDLGYYSLLRPLSELAVTERFARLTRYHSLFSSCNRNFRILGARPSSRWCGECPKCRFVFLALAPFMSKPALLAIFGRNLLDEREQIDGFDALLEFGAVKPFECVGEGRESRAALLALCERADWREDLIVQRFQQQILPRIDASALAMAPMLQPATEHRVPERLRALL from the coding sequence ATGAGCCCGAATTCCACCCGCCCGCATGCCCAGGTCTTCCGCTTGGCCGAGGCCGCCTATGCCGACGGCGAGGTCAGCTTGGCCTATGCCTTCGATGACGGCCCGCCGATGGTCGAGCGCATCCAGTTTCCCGGCGCCCCGGCCCGAGTGCCGGCTGGACGCGAGCAGGCCTTTGCGCAGGCGTTGATGTTGCTGCACGGGATTGCCGGCGTCAGCTATTACAAGGCGCTGGTGCCCGAACGCATCGAGTTTGCCGGCACCCTGCCGGATCCGGCGCTGGCCGATCTGCTCAACGAAACCTATCTGCATGGCCTGGGAGAATTCGCCCATCAGAACGGGCTCGACCTGCGCGAGCAGATATGCTTTCCCCGAGGTGCAGCAGCCGCATCGACAGCAGCGCAGCTAGGCCTGCCCCGGCGCGCGCTGGTGCCCATCGGCGGCGGCAAGGATTCTCTGGTCAGCATCGAAACCCTGAAGCAGGCCGGCGAAGCCTTCGCCGTGGTCTGGATCGGCCGTTCCGACCTGATCCGTGCCTGTGCTCAAGCCACCGGACAGCCCCTGCTCAACATCCAGAGAACGATTGCGCCGGAACTGTTCGAACTCAATCGCCAGGGCGCCTGGAACGGCCATATCCCGGTCACCGCGATCAACTCGGCCATTCTGGTCCTGGCGGCGCTGCTCTACGGATACGACGAGATCGTGTTCTCGAATGAAGCCTCGGCCAGCGTCGGCAATTTCAGCGAGAACGAGCTCGACATCAACCACCAGTGGAGCAAGAGCCTGCGCTTCGAGTCGCTGTTTGCCGACTACCTGCGCTCGCATGTGGCATCCGATCTGGGCTATTACTCGCTGCTGCGGCCCTTGTCCGAACTGGCCGTGACCGAGCGCTTTGCCCGTCTGACCCGCTATCACTCGCTGTTTTCCAGCTGCAACCGCAACTTCCGCATTCTCGGTGCCCGGCCATCCTCGCGCTGGTGTGGTGAATGTCCGAAGTGCCGCTTCGTGTTCCTGGCGCTGGCGCCGTTCATGAGCAAGCCGGCCTTGCTGGCCATTTTTGGCCGCAATCTGCTGGACGAACGCGAGCAGATCGACGGTTTCGACGCGCTGCTCGAATTCGGTGCGGTCAAGCCTTTCGAGTGCGTAGGGGAAGGCAGGGAATCGCGTGCCGCCCTGCTGGCCCTGTGCGAACGCGCCGACTGGCGCGAGGATCTGATCGTGCAACGCTTCCAGCAGCAGATCCTGCCCCGGATCGACGCGTCGGCACTGGCGATGGCGCCGATGTTGCAGCCGGCGACCGAGCATCGGGTTCCGGAGCGGCTACGGGCGCTGTTGTAG
- a CDS encoding amino acid permease, giving the protein MPETAPVLRRLGLWSASAIVVANMIGTGVFSTLSYQVHALPDERAILLLWVLGGLSALAGALCYAELGAGRPRSGGEYLLLTQLFHPAVGFLAGWISVVAGFAGPIAAAALAFSAYFGKLWPPAAQAPTTVALVLVSLISALHMLRVEIGAGFQVVTTAFKILVMLGIVVAALLVAPERALVQTDLAATVFDPAFAVSLVYVTYAYLGWNAALYVAGEVRNPQRNLPLSLLASTALVTLLYVAVNWAFLRLVPFADLVRVDPGTMSVENELAVGFLAGRALFGEAGGMIVGGAIAFTLVSTVSAMVLAGPRVLAAMADDWPPFAVFGRRHSGGSPRHAIVFQWLLIMLLLLTASFEFVVNFIGVSLTLFNIAVIVGFLRERWREPDRPRPFRAPFGWTAGLLFLALNSWMVVFLSANQPQAVLLSLASIAVAFVGYWPLRHHAPETRR; this is encoded by the coding sequence TTGCCTGAAACCGCACCCGTCTTGCGCCGCCTCGGCCTGTGGAGCGCCAGCGCCATCGTGGTGGCCAACATGATCGGCACCGGCGTGTTTTCCACGCTGAGCTATCAGGTGCACGCCTTGCCTGACGAGCGCGCCATCCTGCTTCTGTGGGTGCTCGGGGGGCTGTCGGCGCTGGCCGGGGCGCTCTGCTACGCCGAACTCGGTGCCGGCAGACCGCGCTCGGGTGGCGAATACCTGCTGTTGACCCAGTTGTTTCATCCAGCGGTTGGCTTCCTGGCGGGCTGGATCTCGGTCGTCGCCGGATTTGCCGGGCCTATTGCCGCTGCCGCGCTGGCTTTTTCGGCCTACTTCGGCAAGCTTTGGCCGCCAGCGGCGCAGGCGCCGACCACCGTGGCCCTCGTGCTGGTCAGCTTGATCAGTGCCTTGCACATGCTGCGGGTGGAAATCGGGGCCGGATTCCAGGTGGTCACCACGGCCTTCAAGATCCTGGTCATGCTCGGAATCGTCGTGGCGGCGCTGCTGGTAGCGCCAGAACGGGCGTTGGTGCAGACCGATCTGGCTGCCACCGTGTTTGATCCGGCCTTTGCCGTGTCGCTGGTTTATGTGACCTACGCATACCTGGGTTGGAACGCGGCGCTGTACGTGGCCGGCGAGGTCCGCAATCCGCAGCGCAATCTGCCGCTGTCGCTGCTGGCCAGCACCGCACTCGTGACCCTGCTCTATGTGGCGGTCAACTGGGCCTTTCTGCGGCTGGTGCCCTTTGCCGATCTGGTGCGGGTCGATCCGGGCACGATGTCGGTGGAGAACGAGCTGGCCGTGGGCTTTCTCGCCGGGCGAGCGCTGTTCGGCGAGGCCGGCGGCATGATCGTCGGCGGTGCCATTGCCTTCACGCTGGTGTCGACGGTCAGTGCCATGGTGCTGGCCGGGCCGCGTGTGTTGGCGGCCATGGCCGACGACTGGCCGCCCTTTGCCGTTTTCGGGCGCCGTCACAGCGGCGGTTCGCCGCGGCACGCGATCGTCTTTCAGTGGTTGCTGATCATGCTGCTGTTGCTCACCGCCAGCTTCGAGTTCGTGGTCAATTTCATCGGCGTTTCTCTGACCTTGTTCAACATCGCCGTGATTGTCGGCTTCCTGCGTGAGCGCTGGCGCGAGCCGGATCGCCCGCGACCCTTCCGTGCCCCTTTCGGCTGGACCGCCGGCTTGCTGTTCCTGGCGCTCAACAGTTGGATGGTGGTGTTCCTGTCAGCCAATCAGCCGCAGGCGGTCTTGTTGTCGCTGGCCTCCATCGCCGTGGCCTTTGTTGGATACTGGCCTCTGCGCCACCATGCCCCGGAAACACGCCGTTGA